The nucleotide window TTTTTTATTCTTTTTCATCTCATTTTGCAAACCAATTTCAACTTGCCAATATAGTTGAGTTCCAAGCATTCGAATATCATCTGGAACTCAACTATTCCGCAAAAATCCTCATAAAACATTCGAAAGCTAAGGATTTTTGCTATACCTTTAAATACCTCCTTTTCCATAAAATGGAATAAAAAGAGAGGTGCCCGAATGAATGTCACGCAGTACTCTAAATATGCGCTGAGTATTTTCTTCATTTTCGTCCTATACGTTGCGTACCTCCTCCTCAAACCATTCCTTCTCACGATCATCACGGCAGTCATTCTCGTCTACGTTTTCTCGCCTGTGTACAATTTTGTCAATAGAAAGTTGATCACAAATAAGTATCTCTGCTCACTGGTCGTCCTAACGGCAGTCTTCATCCTCCTCAGCGTTCCTCTTGTAATTATGCTCCACTCCCTCTCTCAACAAGGGTATGAACAATACACCGTGTTAAAAGAAACCTTCTCTGACCCAACGCTTCTTGAATGCACGAATGGAAACACAGAATTTTGCTCGACATACATGTCCTTTTTGAGCGATGAAGAACGATCTGTGCTTCAGGATTTCTTAAAAAACAGCGTCGTCAATATCGCGCAGAAAGTAATGAGCTCCACCTTCGCCCTTCTCTCTTCGCTTCCCAGCAAATTCCTCGAGTTTTTCGTCATGATTTTCCTCATGTTCTTCCTGTTTATGGATGGGAAAAAACTATTCGAGACAGTCAAGAATTTCCTTCCCATGAAACTCGAGCATGAAGAATATTTGATCAACACCTTAAAAGAAACAACAGACGCGGTTGTTTTTGGACAAGTATTTATCGCAGTACTAGAAGGAATTCTTGCGTGGATTGGCTTCTCGCTCATGGGCATAGATCACGCGCTGCTACTCGGTTCATTTATCGCGTTTTTAGGAGTCATTCCATTTTTAGGACCGACATTAGTTTGGGTGCCTTTGGCGCTGTACTACGCAAGTATTGGACTGAACACAGGAGATAATGGACTG belongs to Candidatus Woesearchaeota archaeon and includes:
- a CDS encoding AI-2E family transporter; translated protein: MNVTQYSKYALSIFFIFVLYVAYLLLKPFLLTIITAVILVYVFSPVYNFVNRKLITNKYLCSLVVLTAVFILLSVPLVIMLHSLSQQGYEQYTVLKETFSDPTLLECTNGNTEFCSTYMSFLSDEERSVLQDFLKNSVVNIAQKVMSSTFALLSSLPSKFLEFFVMIFLMFFLFMDGKKLFETVKNFLPMKLEHEEYLINTLKETTDAVVFGQVFIAVLEGILAWIGFSLMGIDHALLLGSFIAFLGVIPFLGPTLVWVPLALYYASIGLNTGDNGLLLKGVIIAAYGGIVLGLVENIVKPKIIGDKAKLHPALVFLGVLGGISLFGFIGFFLGPIILAVLFTLIRIYEKEKLIQMNRRKRNEKDGA